The nucleotide window TGTGGGAGGTGATCACCATCGCCACCCTCTCCGCGATAGTGAGCCTCATCACTGTGGTTGGCAACGTACTGGTGATGCTGTCCTTCAAAGTCAACAGCCAGCTCAAAACGGTGAACAACTACTACCTGCTGAGTCTGGCGGCGGCGGACCTAATCATCGGGGTGTTTTCCATGAACCTGTACACCTCTTATATCCTGATGGGCTACTGGGCTCTGGGCAACCTGGCCTGTGACCTGTGGTTAGCCCTGGACTACGTTGCCAGCAACGCCTCAGTCATGAACCTCCTGGTGATCAGCTTCGACAGGTACTTCTCCATCACCAGGCCCCTCACCTATAGGGCCAAACGGACGCCCAAGAGGGCCGGCGTCATGATAGGCTTAGCCTGGACGGTGTCCCTGGTTCTCTGGGCCCCGCCCATTCTCTGCTGGCAGTACTTTGTGGGCAAGCGGACCGTGCCGGAGATGCAGTGCCAGATCCAGTTCTTCTCAGAGCCTGTGATCACCTTCGGCACGGCCATCGCGGCGTTCTACGTCCCCGTGTCGGTGATGACCATCCTCTACTGCCGGATCTACAAGGAGACGGAGAAGAGGACCAAGGACCTGGCCGAGCTCCAGGGCATCCACTACTCTGCGGACCCGGCGCTGGCGCAGCCCCAGAAGGCCATCATCAGGTCTTGCTTCAGCTGCAAGCGGAGCTCCAAGACCCAGGACAGGAACCAGGCGTCGTGGTCCTCGTCCAGCCGCAGCAACGCGGcccgagccgccgccgccgccgccaccaacaACGACGACGAGTGGTCCAAGGCGGACCAGCTGACCACCTTCAACAGCTACGCCTCGTccgaggacgaggagaggcCCGTGTCCCCGGTGGCCTTCCAGCCCGACTTCCAGGACCAGGCGGCCCACGGCGGGGGGGCCCGCAGGAGTGTGGCATGCAGCGAGAAGGAGCGGATGAGCGGGGGCCGCGGCGAGGAGGACAGCTTCTTCGGCACGCCGCCCAAGAGCAACCCGCTGAAGAGCAAGAAGTGCGTGTCGTACAAGTTCAAACCCGTAGTGAAGGACGCGggcgggcagcagcagcagctgcagctgcagcagcagcacggcaAGAACGGGGACAGCAAGATGTTCTCGTCGGCAGAGTCCATCGCCGCACCGTCCACGGCGGCCAAGCCCATGGACGCCACGCTGAAGAGCCAGATCACCAAGAGGAAGCGCATGGTGCTGATCAAGGAGAGGAAGGCGGCGCAGACGCTCAGCGCCATCCTGCTGGCCTTCATCCTCACGTGGACCCCGTACAACATCATGGTGCTTATCTCCACCTTCTGCTCCGACTGCATCCCCGTGCCCCTCTGGCACCTGGGTTACTGGCTGTGCTACGTCAACAGCACCGTCAACCCCATGTGCTACGCCCTCTGTAATAAGACCTTCCAGAAGACGTTCCGCATGCTGCTGCTGTGCCAGTGGAAGAAGAGGGTGGATGAGAAACTTTACTGGTACGGACAGAACCCTGTGGTGACCGCCAAACTCACATGACCCGGCGCGCCGATCTCACTCCACTGCTGTTTTGCGGCGAGAGCTGGATTTTTACATGTACGTTTTTCATGCTAATTTGAGTTCATGTTGGTATGATATAAAAGGTGTAAGTCTAATCATTAGGTGTAGTGTATGCTGAGTATTTCTCCAACCAAAAATGGGATCATTTTGTGAAATTGCTCCactatttgtattgttaattggtaaaaaaaaaaaaaagactgcaaAACTGCAAATGTATGCGTCCGGGACCAATGTAAGTATGCACATAATCTCATTGtatcacagacacacgcatatacacagtCAAATACACGTgcgtgcatggacacacacacacacagcctcatacatgtgcgcacacacacacacacacacacacgtgaattcacggaaacacatacacaaaccaacacacacaatcgcGCACCACAAGCGATTCActgcacacaaatatacattgtTTTGTACTGTTGATGTTGTGTCAGTATTGATATGCAAAACATGGATTTGATATTGCTCTGTAGCTCTAAAGGGCTAATGGGATGTGTTTTGATGTCAGAATCTGCCTGCTATGTAAAGATTGTAACTTATGAAGTTCCAAGCCTTCTCACACGTGCCATTTGCATTTAGGAAGAAAAAATTATCTAAGCTTTTACTGCACTTTCAGCTTTTGCAATTTAAACAACATTTACATACACCAGAAAACATCTTGAAATGTGACACATGACAGTATCCTACGGCACATACGAGTTGAGCCTACAGGTATTTATAGTAAGCATAATCAACTAAATTACAAACTCTTACAAAATATTTGTGATATATTGTCAGTATCTTTATTTTCACTGggtcacaaaaacaaacaaagaaacagcaAAAACAAGGAGTGTTTGTATGTGGCTGGATGGGAGAGTGGTCATTACAATAACTAACATCTCTCTTTACGTATCCCTCCCTTCTCAGGATAAGATCAATGTTTGATGATGAAAACGTAATTTGTATTTACCCTGGGGACAAATCAATAGGTGACCAAATTACCAACTAGCCCCCCTTAACACAATTGCCAACTCTGTTGTCATGCAGTCAGAAATATCACTATGAGTCATGCATTAATGAAACA belongs to Gadus chalcogrammus isolate NIFS_2021 chromosome 5, NIFS_Gcha_1.0, whole genome shotgun sequence and includes:
- the LOC130383261 gene encoding muscarinic acetylcholine receptor M5-like, with the translated sequence MEPAVKILNATINESATGQPFHLVTHSLWEVITIATLSAIVSLITVVGNVLVMLSFKVNSQLKTVNNYYLLSLAAADLIIGVFSMNLYTSYILMGYWALGNLACDLWLALDYVASNASVMNLLVISFDRYFSITRPLTYRAKRTPKRAGVMIGLAWTVSLVLWAPPILCWQYFVGKRTVPEMQCQIQFFSEPVITFGTAIAAFYVPVSVMTILYCRIYKETEKRTKDLAELQGIHYSADPALAQPQKAIIRSCFSCKRSSKTQDRNQASWSSSSRSNAARAAAAAATNNDDEWSKADQLTTFNSYASSEDEERPVSPVAFQPDFQDQAAHGGGARRSVACSEKERMSGGRGEEDSFFGTPPKSNPLKSKKCVSYKFKPVVKDAGGQQQQLQLQQQHGKNGDSKMFSSAESIAAPSTAAKPMDATLKSQITKRKRMVLIKERKAAQTLSAILLAFILTWTPYNIMVLISTFCSDCIPVPLWHLGYWLCYVNSTVNPMCYALCNKTFQKTFRMLLLCQWKKRVDEKLYWYGQNPVVTAKLT